The following is a genomic window from Calliphora vicina chromosome 5, idCalVici1.1, whole genome shotgun sequence.
CCGTTAACGTTATGCTCAATACAGtgagtgacaatacaatggaaacttctTATGAAAACCTAAAGTATAGTAAATTTCAGCATTTTTaagcattaaatttaaaaaaataaattcatagaaTGTCGTTATACTTCTTAGCATTtccaaaacaatggaaacttttaaacttctactACAAAGAAtactaaaacaaaaagaatCATTCGTAATTCCGTTCTGTGTTAAGTAAAAACTCGCGCGCGTTATTACCATTATCGGTTAAGGGTAATCAGGCACTTAATGTTTGGCGTCGTCTAACTGCACCGCGTTACGGTTCTTCGTAGTTTGCATTGGACACATGCAATCGATTTTAGATTTataactttaaattattttaaataaatatgtatatggattATGGTGGAGACCATAAAACTAAGGAACTGAGTTCGAGAATTCCTGCTTCCTATACGAAGGTATAGGTATATTGGCTGTTCCTGGAAGAGGCTCATCTTAGGCGTATGCCGTAATTGGAGATGGCGTTATGTACTATTAGCAAATAATTccaaataattttaagtaaaaacctaaacattatttcaatatttatgaaaatttgtttttttaatttagtttgcaGAATTAGCAAAAATGTCTGATGTCAAGATTTGCGAAGATTTAAAAAccaaagtaataaaaaattttaatgctatgataaatatttaattaataaatcagctgtttcaaaaattataaaaaaattcgtgAGACTCAACATTTGTGAGGAGGGCCTCATAAAAATATTCCAagacaaaataatataatagcAAGAGAGTTTAAAAGaataatctaaaattggaaataagtTCTCGAACTTTTAGACGCAGGGCAAATGAAGATGGTCTTGATTGCTATCGGCTTTCGTGAACCttattatttctaaaaataataaaaaatatacaattagcTAAAGAACATTTAAAATGGTCAAGACAGAAATGAAATATTACGAAATTTTCGGATGAATCCAATGAATACAGTTTAGGAGGCATTGGTGGAAGAACATTTGTAACACGGCCGAAGGGAAAGATACTGCAGTCCAAGTACACAAATAGGTTATTCAGGTTTGGCGGTGGCATTATTATGATGTGAGGCTGTTTTTTTATtgcaacaatatttatttaacagaaATCAAATGGAATATCCTGTACAAATATTTGGTCATAAAAAACTGTCTGCAATATGCCCACAAAACAGTCGAGTGATTATTTTGAAGTTGTTGTTACTTCccacaaaaattttgtgcatttgTGGTAATGGCAACTagttattatatatatattactttattgttgttgtagcagcagtgataCTGAGTTGACAGCCTTTGGCCGAGTGAACTTGGATCATTCCGGTGCGTGAAACCAGCTGATAGTTGCAGCGTTACATTATTATATTTAGTAGAATTGgtagttattatacccttcatattcaggattcttatagatagcggagtcattaagccatgtccgtctgtctgttgaaatcaattttctgaagaccccagatatcttaaggatccaagtcttcaataattctgtcagacatgctttcgagaagtttcctatttaaaatcagtccacaaatgactgggatatgaggaaaaaaccaggacaacctcgatttttgacctatatctggattactaagttgatatctaatgatagatatttcaaagacctttgcaacgacatttataagaccatagtaagttggacctacaatgggtcaaaatcggaaaaaatattttttaacccgaatttttgtttcaccaaaaaaaatttaaaaaacaaacaaattttaaaatttaaaaaaaaaaaattttaaataaaaattcgaaaaaaaattttttacaaaaaattaaaaaacaactttggaaaaaaaatttggtttacataaaaatatttaaaatttgtattttgaagtataaatgtataaaaacattttggaaataaattttttcaaatcgcgaaaaaaataatgtttatttagAATAAGTGacataaatgatttaaaatttcaataaaatgccGAGTATTATTGTTATGCAGGGGAAACACGTGTGAACGACTCACCCAATTATTCCCTACGTCTTCTCTATTTCCTCTAGTATTGTCTATCTCTCTAGCATTTCCTAAAGAAATGGCGCAGTGAAAGGAAATATTTCAACAACGAAGAGATTATCACATAAACTAaagcccattgtaaaaactcaTTGCATATTTCAaacataatacaaatttttagaaaCTTTGAAACGTAATATCGTTGATAACAAGTTGTCAACTCGTTACTAAATTCTTGTTATGAAGTTAATAAAGCCAAACAACATTTCTATGATGGTATAATGGCATCATTATATTTTCTgggaaaaataattgtttcttaCTAGAAGTCAACATGTGACCAacgatatgtatatttttctattgcttTGAATAGGAAACCTTATTTAATTCTGCATATTGCACACATGTTTGTTTTGTGCTGaattaaatctaaaaattttattcaaatgtcATTTAACCATCCCTGTCACTTCTCAATAAATTAAACGGGcttaattcaaattcaatttcatGGAGTGTATAATAATGATGGAGGAAGAAGGTTAAAGAAAGGAAATTATTTTCAGAGTGTATTTTATGGGGGAATGGgagtttttgttataatttacagtataattGCAGTTAGGTCGTAGTAGTTATTTTTGTTatcacaaaacaaacaaaaaatacaataaaaccaacaaattgtaaaagtttatttttaacttacctgGATAAATTGACATTTCGCATTGACCCAGAATATTAAGCAATATAATAATGGCCACAAGTGTTTTTAAATGGATATCGCCCACCACTGTTCCTGCAAACATATTGTTGTTGGTTTGTTACTTTTACGTCGAAACTATTTacgttatatacaaaattcctCTTTAATTgagttaaattatttaatttttaacgtttttttctattaaatgtaTTCGAATACTTGTTTAGAAGgttgattttagtttttcatttgaaatttaatagattttctTTATGCTGAAATCTACCATATGGCCGGTCATTGTAGCTGCAGCTTCAAAGCCTTTAACCTTTACAATCTAAATCTTCTGCTTGATTTCAGaatattgattttcttttttcagcacaatttgtttttgttaaattaattaatctttgtgtgtttttttttttagtttaaagtaCAATATGTCTgccaaaaactgaattttttctatatagggtcgtttaaaaatttttgtatatccTATGCTTAGTTGGcaaattttctttatggtggTTTCTTTATCAACTGTAATATTAAATGAGCTTTTCTATatcatttcagtttttttttctgttaaatgTTGGTTATTCGAGCGTTAAATGGTTGCTTGGTTTAAGGTTCGTTTTCGATACGTTGTCGTTCAATGTTCCCGTTGTACTGttttcgcatttgaaaattttttgtaaaccaCGATTCGTATTTGTGACGCAAAATGTTAAAACACCTCCGCATTCTGTTAACATGTAGAGGTCTGTTCGTAGATACTATAGCCATATAGATGCCCCCTTTTCAGTGTAATCCATATAGCTTCGTTTCTTGGCACAGGCGCACTACTGCTTTAAAGCTTTGTCAAAGAACGAAAATAGTTCTTTGAGGGGTGGCGGTTATTATCAACATCACTGGCGCAacaatttgccaaaaaaaaaaagaaagaagaaatcCAAAGGAACgtattaatacaaaaacaaaattttcattccgaactattttctctatttgtcaCAAGCTCTCTATGTGTGAGGCTGTCGCCTGTATTGTGGTGGTGCATTTTTAGtcaaatttgtttgtgttttctttttttggggTATTGGGATAGGACACATATTTTCatcaatgaattttgtaatttgtGTTAGTACGCATATGCGCATTATATTATACCCGGGaaaattcaatgaatttttgggtttttgtatcttgaacgaaaaaataaaatatgtatttatgataaataaaaaaaatcaaagttcaAGTTAGAGAGAAGACATATAGAGAGGAAACTCAATCGTCAATCACAAAGTCGTTTGTCAAAACTTGAAAAGCCGAGCGAAGCCTAAGAACATAGATAATTATGCATAGAGACACGACACTCAGAATACAACAAATTTTATGtctaatacaaaaacaaaatacattgattggaatgtacatattttttggttgcaagagttaggtttttgacaacagacttaggttgcCTAAGAATGTATTTGAAATCGTGTGATCTTTTATCAAAACCTTTTTGATAACTCGTATATGTTAGAATATATCAAGTTTACATTAAAAGCAAAATAAGTATGTTTATCTAAGTTCCACTACCAATAGTTCGAATTTTACATacatgcaaaataacgtaacatcacttttcataagtttataggagaagcaaaaaacgatataaaatgaaaactacttgagatattgaagcaaaattttcaaatctgaattacaataACTCTAGAAAtgtattttatgaataaaaactatttttttttaaagtttccattgtttttccAATGTTAAGAAGTattacaacattaaaaaaaaatgttcaccaaaagCAGTTTTCAATAAAGTCCTTGATACAATGAAAGCTCTCCCTAATGATTCTACCGTCtaaaattattgtatcatgataaAGTCTAAGGCATAATTCTTTGCCAtcccataattgtttaaaatcggCCTGAACATGTGTGAGTTAATGGTACTAAAAAGTACTACGAGCTACCCAaaacagtttttgaaaaaattcaacattttcagggtgtttcaaaatctttgtcCTCGTCTAGGCCTACAGGTTGTCGCTTTAGGTTGCCTTTAAAGCTCTggcaaaaagtgttattttgtagcatttataaatgttatgaattgaagtCAAATCGTTGTCTATGGACGTTATCCCGATGACGTTACCCTCAGTCTCATCCAAGAACTTCAATTGGTCAAAATACCCCAATTATGTCCGTAAAGTTAATCTTTTGATGACCTCATGCTCTTtactttagtttatttaaacGGCCTCAGGATTAACctctttaaatttttcaatcagCAGGCTGATTCCTTTTTTTTACGTCGGCACAATGGACCATTTATTCTGCCACAAAACTGGATGGGACTGGTATATTTCCAGAAACTAGCTCCggaattattttttgaattgatctgtaaaatacaaaacacaaaattttattatttaaaaaaagttgtttgtgaaTCTTAATCACTTCATCTTACCAAAATCAATGAATCGAGGTTCTTCTCTCCAAGAGAAGCGAGTAGCTACTtccaaaattatgtttttgtcgAACTTACTTTTcttaactttttaaatagattAAAATTACAGCTGGATTCTTGACAACTCCAATATTATTTTCATCGGCTTTTGAAGAAACCGCTAAATTAGAAGTGGTCAGAATACCATGTCTCTCCTATTTCCGATAACAGCGTATTACGTTACAGCTTTTCACGACCTTGATATCAACCCAGGCATCAGCCATATTTTAAAggattctttattaaaaaatcctttaatgtttttcacaaaattataaaaataaaccttttGCCGctttcttatttttgttgattcaacaTAAGAACGTCAAAGTCGTgtcaatagaaaataataaaaaagaaaattattgaatatttaatcAATGTGGCAACTTTATACTCCGGCTGATATCAGCCAAATTGGCTGACATCAGCCGCTCACATGCTGATGCCTGTGTATTTCTTATGGGAATTTTTGGCTGATAGACCCCCCAAATCTAAATCGTaaaaacttcatataaaaaaaatggcgGTGTTGCCACCAATTTACCAAAAATACAACCGTTGTTTTCAAACACCGGGTGTTTCTAAAATTACATTTCTGTTATTAAAAAGAACCCTCTGTTGATGTTTAATTCCCTTTTGTTCCTATCGTTTTCCCATTAactttgttattgtttattgcaaaaatataaaatttaactgaCTGGTGAttaatacaaagaaaaaaaagtttacaaagaaaacaaacatttttttacgtaaaactatacaaaaatgGCTGCACTAAAAGGTAAATACTTGAAGAATCACTCAAAAAATCTATGAAATTAAATGagtattttgattttcttttcatAATGGAAAAAATCGCAACTGGTTATCAAATAAAGCGTAAGTTTGTTTGCAAATATACTTTGTGGAATTTTAAGaatgttattttaatgtttttgctaACTGTTTGTTATTGTGTACTTGCAGTTTACTAATTTGTGCATTTATGACATGCCTTGGTATGACTTTCCTGATTTTGGCTTGCGCCGTGCCTCAACCAAAAATATTCTATCCCTTCTTTGTCCtactattttacattttatccgTCTTACCGATGCTGCTGGCCAAACGGCTTAGTCCAGGCTCCGAGACAAATCCAAGAACAGAGTTTGCCCTATTTTTAACAGCCGGCATGGTATTAAGTGCTTTTGCTTTGCCCATAGTATTGGCTCACAGTGGAGTGGTAAGTGGTTGGGCCTTAAGCCTGCCCCTCCTACAAGTTCCTCCTACATTTTTGTATTACGtcatttaaatgtaattttattcgatttataTTCCAGATTACTTGGCTGGCATGTACATTTACACTAATCAGTAATATTATCAATTATTTGACTATCTTTGGATATGCCATGAAAGAGAATGAATTGGATGCTCCGTATGGTGGCATGTTCTAAATCTAGCAAGTGGTGGTGCGCATATGCTATTGTGATTAGTTCATGTTGCTAGGAGTTGGAGCCGTCGCATCATGTTGTAATTCAGtagtaaatttatacaaaattatatatatatacaatacaTCATCTAGTAGCAACGAGtagttctcaaaaaaaaaattggttcatTATAAAGTTGAATGCGAATTAtgaagattttataaaaataaataggcatctgaaacgaaaacaaaacaCACTCAATCTAAAACACATAAATTCTTAATCTCAtaggtgtaaaaaaaaatacaaaactaacaataaaacaagttataatataaaaaaagatatgaacttttatttaataaaaggtttttaaaataactgtatatttaaaaaaactcaatattctgaaagacaattagaaaattctgaaatataattggaaattactgaaattcaattgtaaatttctaaaatgtaattggaaatttctgaaattcaattgaaaatttctgaaatacaattagaaacttttgaaaatatatataaaaatctttcaaatcggttagaGAACCACAATTTTGCGTAATTGAGGTAACCTATTTTGGAGTATTGAGGCAACTGCCCCctggtatttaaaattcaaaacttaaactcaattACACCTCTTCTATATCAAtgggaaaatttattaaaatcgtactatacgtttagaagttacagatttattttcagtaCCCCCATAGTGCGATAACTGTATCAACCGAAAGTTTTTTCCCCATGATGAAAGAACTTCCAACAGTAGTGTAACTTTTACACAAAAGATTCAAAAGCGTTAAAAGTTAATGTCAATTTAAATTacttcggtaacggtattttaatgaTAACAATAATTTCGTCAAgacttaaattattaataaaattttcaaataaaaattcaaatttaatttctgtagatttcaatttgttatttcaaattaattatagaattaATTACTGATAGATTTCTATATCACAAATGTTTTTCTGCCCGAAGTTGTTTtcaacaatcgaaaaaattcaatttttatcaattacattttaacaattaaaaataattcgctaaaattaaatgttgattaaatttataatttccagGAAAATTATAGAAATGTTGTACCACGTGGAATCCAAActtcaattttcattaaaactatataaaattaactaaagGACCATAACTGTTTGCAGCAACCATCGTCCATTAAATTACTTTAACTTTTCATGTTATGCTTTTAAACAAATCCTTCAATTCACTTGAAATAGTAACGTATTTTAATCATATCGTAAACTATAGATCCTTGCCAACAGTGCTACCAAGTTTTCTTTAGTCTAAAGAACTTTCATAGAAACTAGCTTTGGTATGTAAaccattttaaattgtttacatttgttgtgtgtgtgtttttgcgTTGAAAAGCggaaaattgtttgtaaataataaaattgaatagaataaaagaaaattatggaTAGAAATACAGAAACTAATTTAGatcaaaaagaaaaatctagttccaaaaacaaaaattctaccTCTTTGGATGGTGAAATGGGTGTACAAATGAAAAAGTCTTCCTTCACACTAAAGGAACAAAACAGTGGGTAGGATAACTTATTGAGATCTTCAATTAATATTCTgacttaaaaagtaattttaatttgttcttatTTAAAAGCAATATTTTAACTGTGCATCATACAAttaaggaaaataataaaatgttacgtATTGTTTTGAATGTTTGTTGTTTCGATGTGCGTGGAACACATATGTTGGCCATTGATAGGAggtatgtttatttgttgtacttttttgtgcaggtgtttttattgttttccttttgttttttttttctttttaattactaggggttgtatttttgttttcaattttacctCAAAAAGGTATTGGCGACATAATGAAAGAGTGCAAAAGCCTAGTGTGGCTGTAGCTTCTTGGAAGGATCCTAATCAATATGTTATAGGCACCAAAGAGGGTATTCTAGTGCTATTAGATGTGGGTAAGTAAGTGTACCATGAGTGGTTATATAATATTGTCATTCCGTTAGTAGTTTCCTCATttctcatttgcgaccccaaaaataatatatattctggatcgttataggtAGCGAAGTCAATTTGTcagttaaaatcaactttccgaaacccCTAAATATCATACAAACATGATTATAAGTTCCAACGATCTACATAACGCCATAAATGGGACAAACTcgggaaaaacatttttaatacgaatttcttttcaccaaaaatattaataaccttcaccatgagttCCGGTATCAATTTGACATtaagaaaatcggaaaaattacctacatatgtatttctCGATTACTAACTAactcatatacaattttttcaccaacattttgtttcacaaaatttttttttcaccaaaatttttttaacctaaATTTTTTCACCTATAATTAGTTTaatctaaattttttcacttacaatttttttcacaaaaatttttttttcaccaaaatgttttccatcacaaattttgttcaccaaacaaattaaaatatcgTTTCTTTCCAGAAAAACCCAATCTACTTAAGCAAAGCAAAATTTCCGAAGAAACCATCAGTGAAATTTCATTTCCAGGCCAACCTTTGGAACCGAAAAATCTAGCTATAATACGCACTGGTCACTCAGCACTTCTCATGGACTTGGATACGTTTAACTGCTCGTATCGTTTAGATTTCGATAAAATTATTATGTCTCTAAAATTTGCTTCCTTTCTACCCAATTCGGAACATATAATGACTGCTTTCACCAATGATACTTTACACATATGGTCTGGCGTTACTTTAGAAGTTGTACGCATTATTTATCCCCTTAAGCTGAGAGATAAAAAGTTACACTCTCAAGAACAAAATCCAGATATTAAAGATATACCGGAATTTTCCCTAGATTCAGCTATGAAAGATGTAACAAAACAAGCCGAATGTTTCCccaaatttatcaataaaaatctTACGGATGGTTTAATTATTTCGTATGCCTATAAAACTGAAGGCTCTGCATTGATATTATCCACCTGggataattatttattaattttaagtgtttATACCTTTGAAATCAGTCTCATGTATCGCTTAAAGGATTTTGTGTTATTACAGTTGGCCGTTTTGTCTAAACCTAATGACACTTTTGTGCTGGGCCTAACAAATCGTAAAATGATAGTTTTATTGGATTGTGAAAATGTCGAATATAAATTGATAGTAGATCTAGGGCCATCACGTTATTTATCAATTTCTTTAGATAACAAGTATTTGGCAATTTCCCAAATATCAGGTGAATTAAGTGTTTGGTCTTTGGGACATTTGTTGGcggttttaaaatcacaaaagaaCTGTATGTCTCTGCTGAGAACAGcctttaaacaaaagaaaacagtAAAAATGCCCTGCAATGAAAGCGAAAGCCAATTTCAAGAGGAGCTTAAGAAACTCTTAACACCCCAACGTTTACAGCAGATTTTACAAGAATATCATTGTTATCCGGCCAAATATCGTCCAATAATATGGTGTTCTTTGTTGCAATTGCCCAATAATCGCCTACAGTACCAGGAACTTTTACAAATGGGTGTGCCCTCGGCAGTTGATATGCAAGCCAAAAGTATCCACATAAAAAATGCCACTTTAAAAAGATCTCTAATCAAATGCTGGTCTTGCCTGTCGCAATGGTGTAAAGTTTTAGCATACAGCGAAATATTGCCAGGTCTTATATTTCCTTTTGTGAAAATGTTCCAGCAAAATCCTCTTACTGCATTTGAAGTATGCTGCACTTTAATACAAAATCAATTTCAGTTATTTTTCGAATATCATCCTCTAGAAGCCACCAA
Proteins encoded in this region:
- the LOC135962304 gene encoding TBC1 domain family member 31, whose product is MDRNTETNLDQKEKSSSKNKNSTSLDGEMGVQMKKSSFTLKEQNSGNILTVHHTIKENNKMLRIVLNVCCFDVRGTHMLAIDRRGCIFVFNFTSKRYWRHNERVQKPSVAVASWKDPNQYVIGTKEGILVLLDVEKPNLLKQSKISEETISEISFPGQPLEPKNLAIIRTGHSALLMDLDTFNCSYRLDFDKIIMSLKFASFLPNSEHIMTAFTNDTLHIWSGVTLEVVRIIYPLKLRDKKLHSQEQNPDIKDIPEFSLDSAMKDVTKQAECFPKFINKNLTDGLIISYAYKTEGSALILSTWDNYLLILSVYTFEISLMYRLKDFVLLQLAVLSKPNDTFVLGLTNRKMIVLLDCENVEYKLIVDLGPSRYLSISLDNKYLAISQISGELSVWSLGHLLAVLKSQKNCMSLLRTAFKQKKTVKMPCNESESQFQEELKKLLTPQRLQQILQEYHCYPAKYRPIIWCSLLQLPNNRLQYQELLQMGVPSAVDMQAKSIHIKNATLKRSLIKCWSCLSQWCKVLAYSEILPGLIFPFVKMFQQNPLTAFEVCCTLIQNQFQLFFEYHPLEATNYLGLCTNILQHFDNALFEFYKSKDISASIFAWSLLKNAFSEVLDEDQWLRLWDNALSAPPYYLCFVVVAYSILQKELIARLPDKNVIEIFFQEQNPIDVNKLISKAFKLLNKCPASLHPQRYFSPFKALPNNVYPKFFKYPQKCLNKYEEKVEDLQKVHTALDARMRELELEELHLLQRLENGLRQEEHTKRIKDIEAYYQNTIKREEERINCQRKMLLLYQKEIRQRKGEVVAVLQDSSKRKALLQKERELHCLQNHIENERMRNDLNLMWAEEELYNQDMELLSQKSLEQSLTQPLNSKYYDEIKTLCQEQELLNNDLKMITSLNSPQTTNVNNKLPNHYLDDLERKLDNIQYEFKKLTKTT
- the LOC135962306 gene encoding leptin receptor gene-related protein, which gives rise to MTCLGMTFLILACAVPQPKIFYPFFVLLFYILSVLPMLLAKRLSPGSETNPRTEFALFLTAGMVLSAFALPIVLAHSGVITWLACTFTLISNIINYLTIFGYAMKENELDAPYGGMF